In Leisingera sp. NJS204, the following are encoded in one genomic region:
- a CDS encoding CopD family protein encodes MDLSDLMFTLYPYAKSLHIMAVLSWMAGLFYLPRLFVYHVEQAEKVQDTVPIFLQMEEKLLRIIMRPAMYVSWAAGLFIVLTPGIVDWSYVWPWSKGVSVIAMTWFHHWLLFRYRDFSAGKNRLSGRQFRMMNEVPTVLMVVIIVSVIFKF; translated from the coding sequence ATGGACCTGAGCGACCTGATGTTCACGCTCTACCCGTATGCCAAATCACTGCACATCATGGCTGTGCTCAGCTGGATGGCAGGGCTATTCTATCTCCCCCGTTTGTTCGTGTATCACGTGGAGCAGGCAGAGAAGGTCCAGGACACAGTGCCGATCTTTCTGCAAATGGAAGAGAAGCTCCTCCGGATCATCATGCGCCCTGCAATGTACGTATCTTGGGCCGCAGGGCTGTTTATCGTGCTGACTCCAGGGATTGTTGACTGGAGCTATGTTTGGCCGTGGAGCAAGGGCGTGTCCGTGATCGCCATGACGTGGTTCCACCATTGGCTGCTGTTCCGCTATCGCGACTTTTCTGCAGGGAAAAACAGACTGTCGGGCCGGCAGTTCCGAATGATGAACGAAGTGCCAACCGTCCTGATGGTGGTGATTATTGTCTCGGTGATCTTCAAATTTTAA